A single genomic interval of Koleobacter methoxysyntrophicus harbors:
- a CDS encoding PTS glucitol/sorbitol transporter subunit IIA codes for MSIYRVTVTGIGAMAGEFMAQGMIVLFDENAPPELAEISILHSKGTVEGSIRPGHFFSINDSVYRVTAVGYKVGENLSKLGHITVKFDGKTSPELPGDLHVEAKDVPAINPGDVIEIKE; via the coding sequence ATGAGCATATACAGAGTAACGGTGACTGGGATTGGTGCTATGGCAGGGGAATTTATGGCCCAGGGGATGATAGTATTGTTTGATGAAAATGCACCACCCGAACTGGCCGAAATATCAATACTGCATTCAAAGGGCACTGTAGAGGGCAGTATTAGACCGGGGCATTTTTTTTCAATCAATGATTCCGTTTACAGGGTAACGGCGGTAGGCTACAAGGTTGGGGAAAATTTATCGAAACTGGGTCATATTACTGTTAAATTTGACGGCAAAACATCACCGGAACTCCCCGGAGACCTGCATGTAGAAGCGAAAGATGTGCCCGCTATAAATCCAGGTGATGTTATTGAAATTAAAGAATAA
- a CDS encoding SAF domain-containing protein → MMNLNEKLHSLDEQGKPIKIGLVGAGQMGKGMVSQISRMKGIYTAAIADINGERAVDAYVASGIPSSEIIKASNLIQIDDAIKSGKPVVTEDASLIANAELVDVVIDATGIPEAGAALALQSITNKKHIVMLSVETDITIGPILKKLADSAGIVYTGSAGDEPGAIKELYDFADALGFEIIVAGKGKNNPLDREATPETLSEQAKKNNMNPKMLTCFVDGTKTMVEMTAVANAVGFIPDCRGMHGPKAEVDELPKIFSLKEQGGILNRKGVVDFANGVAPGVFVVVTTDLETIHEELRYLKMGDGPNYVFYRPYHLCSIETPLSAVRAYIYNEPTIVPLGRPKAETVAVAKRDLRAGEYLDGIGGFTVYGIIEEYEVAKTSGFLPIGLVNDKTRVKTDIKKGEIITYNMVEIDNESPVVQLRKLQEKIVG, encoded by the coding sequence ATAATGAATCTGAATGAAAAACTGCACAGTTTGGATGAACAGGGCAAACCCATAAAAATAGGGCTTGTAGGTGCCGGCCAGATGGGGAAAGGGATGGTGAGCCAGATTTCCCGCATGAAAGGGATATACACTGCCGCAATTGCAGATATAAATGGCGAGAGGGCTGTTGATGCATATGTTGCTTCAGGGATACCGTCATCAGAAATAATAAAGGCTTCTAATTTAATCCAAATAGATGATGCGATAAAATCTGGGAAACCGGTAGTTACGGAAGATGCAAGCTTAATAGCAAATGCCGAACTGGTTGATGTAGTTATAGATGCTACGGGTATCCCTGAAGCAGGGGCGGCTTTAGCACTGCAGTCAATAACTAATAAGAAGCATATCGTAATGTTAAGCGTAGAAACTGATATTACCATAGGGCCCATTCTAAAAAAACTGGCCGATAGTGCCGGAATAGTATATACGGGTTCTGCAGGGGATGAACCGGGAGCCATAAAAGAATTGTATGATTTTGCCGATGCCCTAGGATTTGAAATAATAGTTGCCGGAAAAGGCAAAAACAATCCTCTTGACAGAGAAGCTACACCCGAAACCTTATCGGAACAGGCCAAAAAGAACAACATGAATCCCAAGATGCTGACCTGTTTTGTTGATGGAACAAAGACCATGGTGGAAATGACAGCTGTTGCCAATGCAGTAGGTTTTATACCCGACTGCAGGGGTATGCACGGACCGAAGGCTGAAGTTGATGAACTGCCGAAGATATTCAGTTTGAAAGAACAGGGTGGAATTCTTAACAGAAAAGGTGTGGTAGACTTTGCAAATGGTGTGGCACCGGGAGTGTTCGTAGTTGTAACTACCGACCTGGAAACCATCCATGAGGAACTAAGGTACTTGAAAATGGGGGATGGGCCTAATTATGTTTTTTACAGACCATATCACCTTTGCAGTATTGAAACCCCATTATCGGCAGTTAGGGCATATATTTATAATGAACCCACTATCGTACCTTTAGGAAGACCAAAAGCTGAAACGGTTGCCGTGGCGAAAAGGGATTTAAGAGCCGGAGAATATCTTGACGGCATAGGGGGATTCACGGTTTATGGGATAATTGAAGAATATGAAGTGGCGAAAACCAGCGGTTTTCTGCCAATAGGTCTGGTTAATGATAAAACCAGAGTAAAAACAGATATAAAAAAGGGAGAGATAATTACCTATAACATGGTGGAAATCGATAATGAATCACCCGTAGTCCAGCTGAGAAAACTGCAGGAAAAAATAGTGGGTTAA